A single region of the Halopiger xanaduensis SH-6 genome encodes:
- the arcD gene encoding arginine/ornithine antiporter ArcD, translating into MGLDFTPKSYDEIPADKQPSLGEALVPIAAMLLFLSVGMIYLEMDPQMPLLWGIAFAGLFGRYYFGYDWDQLYDGIGRSILMGLQAILILFVIYMLIASWIDSGTIPSLMYYGLEFLSPQIFLPFTIIISAVVAFAIGSSWTTAGTLGVAMIGIGAGLGIPEPMTAGAVLSGAYTGDKNSPLSDTTNLAAAVTNTDLMDHIRAMRPGTAIAFAISLLLFVLLGLNASGTIPADRIAEIQGGLSSSYAISPITFLPLVLTFALAFYGLPALPSLGAGIFAGVGITTVVQGKGFAAAWSVVHYGTEPETGVDLTDELLASGGLEGSIWVVTIVVAALALGGILQETGVLAAIAYHIGRAISSVFGLTFGTAVGTVAMNFFSAEQYMAIVVPGMTLQNLYDEYDLESRNLSRAVEAAGTTTSAFVPWGSGGVFMASALDVPVLQYAPYYFFGILSPFVLIGMGLTGWGIFYKDSPERDAPVGAASTTAED; encoded by the coding sequence ATGGGATTAGATTTCACACCGAAAAGCTACGACGAAATTCCTGCGGACAAGCAGCCGTCCCTGGGAGAAGCGCTCGTTCCGATCGCGGCGATGTTGCTGTTCCTCTCGGTCGGAATGATCTACCTCGAGATGGATCCCCAGATGCCGCTGCTGTGGGGGATCGCCTTCGCGGGGCTGTTCGGCCGGTACTACTTCGGCTACGACTGGGACCAGCTCTACGACGGGATCGGGCGCAGCATCCTGATGGGGCTGCAGGCCATCCTCATCCTGTTCGTCATCTACATGCTGATCGCGTCCTGGATCGACTCCGGGACGATCCCGTCGCTGATGTACTACGGGCTGGAGTTCCTCTCGCCGCAGATCTTCCTCCCCTTCACGATCATCATTTCGGCGGTCGTCGCCTTCGCGATCGGTTCCTCGTGGACGACGGCCGGGACCCTCGGTGTCGCGATGATCGGCATCGGCGCCGGGCTGGGGATTCCGGAGCCGATGACGGCCGGCGCCGTCCTCTCGGGCGCCTACACCGGCGACAAGAACTCGCCGCTCTCGGACACGACGAACCTCGCCGCCGCGGTGACGAACACGGATCTGATGGATCACATTCGGGCGATGCGCCCCGGTACCGCGATCGCATTTGCGATCTCGCTGCTCCTGTTTGTCCTGCTGGGCCTGAACGCGAGCGGGACGATCCCCGCCGATCGCATCGCCGAGATTCAAGGCGGGCTCTCGAGTAGCTACGCTATCTCGCCGATCACGTTCCTCCCGCTGGTGCTCACGTTCGCGCTCGCGTTCTACGGCCTCCCGGCGCTGCCGTCGCTCGGCGCCGGCATCTTCGCCGGCGTCGGGATCACCACCGTCGTTCAGGGGAAGGGATTCGCCGCCGCCTGGAGCGTCGTCCACTACGGGACGGAACCCGAGACGGGCGTCGATCTCACGGACGAACTGCTCGCGAGCGGCGGCCTCGAGGGATCCATCTGGGTCGTGACGATCGTCGTCGCGGCGCTGGCGCTTGGCGGCATTTTGCAGGAGACGGGCGTCCTGGCGGCGATCGCGTACCACATCGGACGGGCGATCAGCAGCGTCTTCGGGCTGACGTTCGGAACGGCCGTCGGAACCGTCGCGATGAACTTCTTCTCGGCGGAGCAGTACATGGCGATCGTCGTCCCCGGGATGACCCTCCAGAATCTGTACGACGAGTACGACCTCGAGAGCCGGAACCTCTCGCGGGCGGTCGAAGCCGCCGGGACGACGACCTCGGCGTTCGTGCCGTGGGGCTCCGGCGGGGTCTTCATGGCTTCGGCGCTCGACGTGCCGGTGCTCCAGTACGCCCCGTACTACTTCTTCGGCATCCTCTCGCCGTTCGTCCTGATCGGGATGGGCCTGACCGGCTGGGGTATCTTCTACAAGGACAGTCCCGAGCGTGACGCCCCGGTGGGAGCCGCGTCGACGACCGCCGAAGACTGA
- the rio1 gene encoding serine/threonine-protein kinase Rio1, with protein sequence MGQGPDTEYGLVDLEEAETPGDEWEEIDVSDTEADRIARKRDREFNQFQERIKDADQFKVEQSVFDDATFAALYKLVQDGYVEAFGGPLSTGKEANVYHALGDDREVAVKVYRINASNFRQMRDYLEGDPRFEGLGGKKKDVVLAWTKKELANLRRAKKAGVRVPEPIASERNVLVMEYIGNEDGRAKRLGEVQIENPETAYRVMREYMRRLYSAGLIHGDLSEYNVVFDEGQLVLIDLGQAVTVHHPNSCDFLERDCENVASFFSRQGMDTDPDELLEFVTSPEPDPSRD encoded by the coding sequence ATGGGACAGGGACCGGATACGGAGTACGGACTGGTCGACCTCGAGGAAGCGGAGACGCCGGGCGACGAGTGGGAGGAGATCGACGTCTCCGATACGGAGGCCGACAGGATCGCCCGCAAGCGCGACCGCGAGTTCAACCAGTTCCAGGAGCGCATCAAGGACGCCGACCAGTTCAAGGTCGAGCAGTCGGTGTTCGACGACGCCACCTTCGCGGCGCTGTACAAGCTGGTCCAGGACGGCTACGTCGAGGCCTTCGGCGGCCCGCTCTCGACCGGCAAGGAGGCCAACGTCTACCACGCCCTGGGCGACGACCGCGAGGTCGCAGTCAAAGTCTACCGGATCAATGCCTCGAACTTCCGGCAGATGCGCGACTACCTCGAGGGCGACCCGCGCTTCGAGGGGCTGGGCGGCAAGAAGAAGGACGTCGTCCTCGCCTGGACGAAGAAGGAACTGGCGAACCTCCGCCGCGCGAAGAAGGCCGGCGTTCGCGTTCCGGAGCCGATCGCGTCCGAGCGCAACGTCCTCGTGATGGAGTACATCGGCAACGAGGACGGCCGCGCGAAGCGACTCGGCGAGGTCCAGATCGAGAACCCCGAGACCGCCTACAGGGTCATGCGCGAGTACATGCGCCGGCTCTACTCGGCCGGCCTGATCCACGGGGACCTGAGCGAGTACAACGTCGTCTTCGACGAGGGCCAACTCGTCCTCATCGACCTCGGGCAGGCCGTCACCGTCCACCATCCCAACAGCTGCGACTTCTTGGAACGCGACTGCGAGAACGTCGCGAGCTTCTTCTCCCGCCAAGGAATGGACACCGACCCCGACGAACTGCTCGAGTTCGTGACGAGCCCGGAGCCGGATCCGTCTCGAGACTGA
- a CDS encoding bifunctional metallophosphatase/5'-nucleotidase produces MSERSTPKLERRRLLTALSGVGTAALAGCSSEESDAAEPSENETDDRDGNESDREENGDESETETTSLRLLHDTHFHGKLGDSEEPLNVANYFGLIDELRAEADDAVAVGNGDDLHMSVESSVFDGEHITSILNESPVSYNTIGNHEFDAGPESLRENIAASEFTWVTANVLEAGTDRPFASDEGVVRYATEEIGGVRVGFTGFAPADTPDVTSVGDDVEVLEPTAAAEAVVADLQDEGADLIVALSHIASPEAEELAAAVDGIDVVVGDHAAYVADEPAEVNETILSFVGDEFDYVGQLDLEIADGDVVDYAFERHDLAALVEDGEVEPHEEIRELLTDYESQLEDELGEVIGETAVDLDTRRETVRQAESNFGNWLADLIREDVDADVAIQNGGGIRSDQLYEAGEITRGMIVDILPFPNYTTKLEITGEALKAAIEHGVGAVEDGHGRFPQVSGLSFVYDPDAEAGQRVQELTVGGEPVDLEATYELGTNDFLAGGGDGYEMLANADVLVSSDEGTLLSALAIAAIEDAGTIAPETEGRIETV; encoded by the coding sequence ATGTCCGAGCGATCGACCCCGAAACTCGAGCGGCGTCGGCTGCTGACAGCGTTGAGCGGCGTCGGGACGGCGGCGCTGGCCGGCTGCTCGAGCGAGGAGAGCGACGCGGCCGAGCCCAGCGAGAACGAAACGGACGACCGGGACGGCAACGAGTCCGACCGGGAGGAGAACGGGGACGAATCCGAGACCGAGACGACGAGTCTCCGACTGCTCCACGATACGCACTTCCACGGGAAGTTGGGCGACTCCGAGGAACCGCTGAACGTCGCGAACTACTTCGGCCTGATCGACGAGTTACGCGCCGAGGCCGACGACGCCGTCGCGGTCGGGAACGGCGACGACCTGCACATGTCCGTCGAGTCCTCCGTCTTCGACGGCGAGCACATCACGTCGATTCTGAACGAGAGTCCCGTCTCGTACAACACGATCGGCAACCACGAATTCGACGCCGGGCCCGAGAGCCTGCGGGAGAACATCGCCGCCAGCGAGTTCACCTGGGTCACCGCGAACGTCCTCGAGGCCGGCACCGATCGGCCCTTCGCGAGCGACGAGGGCGTCGTCAGGTACGCAACGGAGGAGATCGGCGGCGTACGGGTCGGCTTTACCGGCTTCGCGCCCGCGGATACACCCGACGTCACCTCGGTCGGCGACGACGTGGAGGTGCTCGAGCCGACCGCCGCGGCCGAGGCGGTCGTCGCCGACCTGCAGGACGAGGGCGCCGACCTGATCGTCGCGCTCTCCCACATCGCCAGCCCCGAGGCCGAGGAGCTCGCCGCCGCGGTCGACGGTATCGACGTCGTCGTCGGCGATCACGCGGCGTACGTCGCGGACGAGCCTGCCGAAGTGAATGAGACGATCCTCTCGTTCGTCGGCGACGAGTTCGACTACGTCGGCCAACTCGACCTCGAGATCGCGGACGGCGATGTCGTCGACTACGCGTTCGAGCGCCACGACCTTGCGGCGCTCGTCGAGGACGGCGAGGTCGAGCCCCACGAGGAGATTCGAGAGTTGTTGACCGACTACGAGTCGCAACTCGAGGACGAACTCGGCGAGGTTATCGGCGAGACGGCGGTTGATCTGGACACCCGCCGAGAGACGGTCCGGCAGGCGGAGTCGAACTTCGGCAACTGGCTGGCCGACCTGATCCGCGAGGACGTCGACGCCGACGTCGCGATCCAGAACGGCGGCGGCATCCGGAGCGACCAGCTGTACGAGGCTGGCGAGATCACGCGCGGGATGATCGTCGACATCCTACCGTTCCCGAACTACACGACGAAACTCGAGATCACCGGCGAAGCGCTCAAGGCGGCGATCGAGCACGGCGTCGGAGCGGTCGAGGACGGACACGGCCGCTTCCCGCAGGTCAGCGGGCTGTCGTTCGTCTACGATCCGGACGCCGAAGCGGGTCAGCGCGTGCAAGAGCTGACGGTCGGCGGGGAGCCGGTCGACCTCGAGGCGACCTACGAACTCGGGACCAACGACTTCCTCGCGGGCGGTGGCGACGGCTACGAGATGCTCGCAAACGCGGACGTGCTCGTGTCGTCCGACGAAGGTACCTTGCTGTCGGCGCTCGCGATCGCGGCGATCGAGGACGCAGGGACGATCGCACCCGAAACCGAGGGGCGGATCGAGACGGTCTGA
- a CDS encoding tryptophan--tRNA ligase, with translation MSDDTPHDAEPTSNQSAAAADGDFTVTPYAVTGEIDYDKLLERFGADPLTDEQIARFPDHPMLRRRTFYAGRDVDRYLEAAEADEPHAIVTGRGPSGPMHLGHVLPLYLAKRFQQKTGATVYVPLSDDEKFLAKDQSFASIGEHTRDNLRDILAVGFDPERTRIAVDTADADVVYPIAVRLAKHLTPATVEAVYGEQDTVGLQFYPAVQATHLLLPQLVDGRQPTLVPIAVDQDPHVRVCRDVAAKEALPVAKPGALLGRFLPSLEGPGKMSSSGDAPSIGLTDDPETIAETIRNHAYTGGRSTLEEHREKGGDPTVDVLFQYLRFFFEPDDEALEGIAERYRAGELLSGELKEFAIERITDFLETHQRRRSELGALEAELEPYRLTDAERRRALERITDFLETHQRRRSELGALEAELEPYRLTDAERRRALERAGVPSQF, from the coding sequence ATGTCCGACGACACACCGCACGACGCCGAACCGACTTCGAACCAGTCCGCCGCAGCCGCCGACGGTGACTTCACCGTCACCCCCTACGCCGTCACTGGCGAAATCGACTACGACAAGCTCCTCGAGCGCTTCGGCGCCGACCCCCTCACCGACGAGCAGATCGCCCGGTTCCCCGACCACCCGATGCTCCGCCGGCGAACCTTCTACGCCGGCCGGGACGTCGATCGCTACCTCGAGGCCGCCGAAGCGGACGAGCCGCACGCGATCGTCACCGGCCGCGGCCCGTCGGGGCCGATGCACCTCGGGCACGTCCTGCCGCTGTACCTCGCGAAGCGCTTCCAGCAGAAGACCGGCGCGACGGTCTACGTGCCGCTATCGGACGACGAGAAGTTTCTCGCGAAGGACCAGTCCTTCGCGTCGATCGGCGAGCACACCCGCGACAACCTCCGCGACATCCTCGCGGTCGGCTTCGATCCCGAACGGACGCGGATCGCCGTCGACACGGCCGATGCGGACGTCGTCTACCCGATCGCGGTTCGGCTCGCGAAGCACCTTACGCCCGCGACCGTCGAGGCCGTCTACGGCGAGCAGGATACCGTCGGCCTGCAGTTCTATCCGGCCGTGCAGGCGACCCACCTCCTGCTGCCCCAACTCGTCGACGGTCGCCAGCCGACGCTGGTCCCCATCGCGGTCGATCAGGATCCCCACGTCCGGGTTTGTCGCGACGTGGCCGCCAAGGAGGCGCTGCCCGTCGCGAAGCCCGGCGCGCTGCTGGGCCGGTTCCTGCCGAGTCTCGAGGGGCCGGGAAAGATGAGTTCCTCCGGCGACGCGCCGTCGATCGGACTGACGGACGATCCGGAGACGATCGCCGAGACGATTCGAAATCACGCCTATACGGGCGGTCGATCGACGCTCGAGGAACACCGCGAGAAGGGCGGCGACCCGACCGTCGACGTCCTCTTCCAGTACCTGCGGTTCTTCTTCGAACCCGACGACGAGGCACTCGAGGGCATCGCCGAACGCTACCGGGCCGGCGAGTTGCTCAGCGGCGAGCTGAAGGAATTCGCGATCGAGCGCATTACGGACTTCCTCGAGACACACCAGCGGCGGCGGTCGGAACTGGGTGCTCTCGAGGCGGAACTCGAACCCTATCGGCTCACCGACGCGGAACGTCGGCGGGCGCTCGAGCGCATTACGGACTTCCTCGAGACACACCAGCGGCGGCGGTCGGAACTGGGTGCTCTCGAGGCGGAACTCGAACCCTATCGGCTCACCGACGCGGAACGTCGGCGGGCGCTCGAGCGGGCTGGCGTGCCGTCGCAGTTCTAA
- a CDS encoding metallophosphoesterase yields the protein MNVGIISDTHDNVAAAERAAEIFAEEGVEVVVHCGDFIAPPLLPALEDFEVHGVLGNNDGEIAGLHAAFDDLGSESELHGRFASLEFDGLSFAVLHGESKAEVEALAAAEAYDFVCYGHHHERDLTENGRTTLLNPGGHFPTIPDEHRTVAIVDTLSESVRFRSVLEDGVGAEDEA from the coding sequence ATGAACGTCGGCATCATCTCCGACACCCACGACAACGTCGCGGCGGCCGAACGAGCGGCAGAGATATTCGCGGAGGAAGGCGTCGAGGTCGTCGTCCACTGCGGTGACTTCATCGCCCCGCCGCTGCTGCCGGCCCTCGAGGACTTCGAGGTCCACGGCGTCCTCGGGAACAACGACGGCGAGATTGCGGGCCTCCACGCGGCGTTCGACGACCTCGGCTCCGAGAGCGAACTCCACGGCCGCTTCGCGAGCCTCGAGTTCGACGGCCTCTCCTTCGCGGTACTGCACGGCGAGTCGAAAGCGGAGGTTGAGGCCTTGGCGGCCGCCGAGGCGTACGACTTCGTCTGTTACGGCCACCACCACGAGCGCGACCTGACCGAAAACGGCCGGACGACGCTCCTGAATCCCGGCGGTCACTTCCCGACGATCCCCGACGAGCACCGCACCGTCGCGATCGTCGACACGCTCTCGGAATCGGTGCGGTTCCGGTCGGTCCTCGAGGACGGGGTCGGCGCCGAAGACGAGGCGTAA
- a CDS encoding KH domain-containing protein produces MQHVKIPQDRIGVLIGEGGETMREIEAEAEVRLDIDSENGSVAVETVGDPVLGLKGPEIVRAIGRGFAPEDALRLLEDEMMLFDVVDIDAASRNKNDMKRQKGRLIGEEGRTRELMEELTGADVVIYGSTLGIIGTPEQVDAVRSAAEMLLDGAPHGAVYSFLEERHNEMKHKGMEYHRFPGGQS; encoded by the coding sequence ATGCAACACGTGAAGATTCCGCAGGACCGAATCGGCGTTCTCATCGGCGAGGGTGGCGAGACGATGCGCGAAATCGAAGCCGAGGCCGAGGTGCGACTCGACATCGACTCGGAGAACGGCTCCGTCGCCGTCGAAACCGTCGGCGATCCCGTGCTCGGGCTCAAGGGCCCCGAGATCGTCCGCGCGATCGGACGCGGCTTCGCGCCCGAGGACGCGCTGCGACTGCTCGAGGACGAGATGATGCTGTTCGACGTCGTCGACATCGACGCCGCGTCGCGCAACAAAAACGACATGAAGCGCCAGAAGGGCCGGCTCATCGGCGAGGAGGGCCGCACCCGGGAACTCATGGAGGAACTGACCGGCGCCGACGTCGTCATCTACGGCTCGACGCTGGGCATCATCGGGACGCCCGAACAGGTCGACGCCGTCCGCAGCGCCGCGGAGATGCTGCTCGACGGCGCGCCCCACGGCGCCGTCTACTCGTTCCTCGAGGAGCGCCACAACGAGATGAAACACAAGGGCATGGAGTACCACCGGTTCCCCGGCGGCCAGTCCTGA
- the thsA gene encoding thermosome subunit alpha, protein MGNQPLIVLSEDSQRTSGKDAQSMNIQAGKAVAESVRTTLGPKGMDKMLVDSTGNVVVTNDGVTLLSEMDIDHPAADMIVEVAETQEDEVGDGTTSAVVIAGELLSQAEELLEQDIHATTLAQGYREAAEEATEALEEIAIDVDEDDDEILHQIAATAMTGKGAENARDLLANLVVEAVQAVADDEGIDTDNIKVEKVVGGSVENSELVEGVIVDKERVSDSMPYFAEDADVAIIDGDLEIKETEIDAEVNVTDPDQLEQFLEQEEQQLKEMAEGIADVGADVVFVDGGIDDMAQHYLAQEGIIAVRRVKSSDQTQLARATGATPVTSVDDLSEDDLGFAGSVAQKEIAGDQRIFVEDVDEARSVTLILRGGTEHVIDEIDRAIEDSLGVVRTTLEDGKVLAGGGAPEVNLSLALRDYADSVGGREQLAVEAFADALEVIPRTLAENAGLDPIDSLVELRADHDGGNSSAGLDAYTGDTIDMAEEGVYEPLRVKTQAIESATEAAVMLLRIDDVIAAGDLAVEDNDDDEEMPGGPGGGMGGMGGGMGGMM, encoded by the coding sequence ATGGGCAACCAGCCCCTTATCGTCCTCTCGGAGGACAGCCAGCGGACCTCCGGGAAAGACGCTCAGTCGATGAACATCCAGGCCGGGAAGGCCGTCGCCGAGTCGGTACGCACGACGCTGGGTCCGAAGGGCATGGACAAGATGCTCGTCGACTCGACGGGCAACGTCGTCGTCACGAACGACGGCGTCACGCTCCTCTCGGAGATGGACATCGACCACCCCGCGGCCGACATGATCGTCGAAGTCGCGGAGACCCAGGAGGACGAGGTCGGCGACGGCACCACCAGCGCCGTCGTCATCGCCGGCGAACTCCTCAGCCAGGCCGAGGAGCTTCTCGAGCAGGACATCCACGCGACTACCCTCGCGCAGGGGTACCGCGAAGCCGCCGAGGAGGCCACGGAGGCCCTCGAGGAGATCGCGATCGACGTCGACGAGGACGACGACGAGATCCTCCACCAGATCGCCGCCACGGCGATGACCGGCAAGGGCGCCGAAAACGCCCGCGACCTGCTGGCCAACCTCGTCGTCGAGGCCGTTCAGGCCGTCGCCGACGACGAGGGTATCGACACCGACAACATCAAAGTCGAAAAGGTCGTCGGCGGCTCCGTCGAGAACTCCGAGCTCGTCGAGGGCGTCATCGTCGACAAGGAGCGCGTCTCCGACAGCATGCCCTACTTCGCCGAGGACGCCGACGTCGCGATCATCGACGGCGACCTCGAGATCAAGGAAACCGAAATCGACGCCGAGGTCAACGTCACCGACCCCGACCAGCTCGAGCAGTTCCTCGAACAGGAGGAACAGCAGCTCAAGGAGATGGCCGAGGGCATCGCCGACGTCGGCGCCGACGTCGTCTTCGTCGACGGCGGCATCGACGACATGGCCCAGCACTATCTCGCCCAGGAGGGCATCATCGCCGTCCGCCGCGTCAAGTCCAGCGACCAGACGCAGCTGGCCCGCGCGACCGGCGCCACGCCCGTCACGAGCGTCGACGACCTGAGCGAGGACGACCTCGGCTTCGCCGGGAGCGTCGCCCAGAAGGAGATCGCCGGCGACCAGCGCATCTTCGTCGAGGACGTCGACGAGGCCAGGTCCGTCACCCTCATCCTCCGCGGCGGCACCGAGCACGTCATCGACGAGATCGACCGCGCCATCGAGGACTCGCTGGGGGTCGTCCGCACCACCCTCGAGGACGGCAAGGTCCTCGCGGGCGGTGGCGCACCCGAGGTCAACCTCTCGCTCGCGCTCCGCGACTACGCCGACTCCGTCGGCGGCCGCGAGCAGCTGGCCGTCGAAGCCTTCGCGGACGCGCTCGAGGTCATCCCGCGCACGCTGGCCGAGAACGCGGGGCTGGATCCCATCGACTCCCTCGTGGAGCTTCGTGCGGACCACGACGGCGGTAACTCCTCCGCCGGTCTGGACGCCTACACCGGCGACACCATCGACATGGCCGAGGAAGGCGTCTACGAGCCGCTGCGCGTGAAGACCCAGGCCATCGAGTCCGCCACCGAAGCCGCCGTCATGCTGCTGCGCATCGACGACGTCATCGCCGCCGGCGACCTCGCCGTCGAGGACAACGACGACGACGAGGAGATGCCCGGCGGCCCCGGCGGCGGCATGGGCGGTATGGGCGGCGGCATGGGCGGCATGATGTAG
- a CDS encoding alanine dehydrogenase, with product MNTLLLDSDAVDEHAQLAAVIDAVEEAFGAFERGDTQMPAKSYIELPQYNGDFRSMPAYLDTGDWDAAGVKWVNVHPDNPAEHDLPTVLGTMIYSDPETAFPLAIMDGTMLTMKRTGAAAAVATDYLALEDASSLGIVGAGVQSYTQLEAISEVRQLEEVVVADQDEERVQRFVETYEDRFDVRGGSISEAGHCDVLSTVTPVRDPIVGSDDVGEHTHINAIGADAAGKHELADDLLQAARIVIDDHEQCTHSGEINVPYGEGVLTDEDIYAEIGELVVGAKDGRTAETGVTVFDSTGLAIQDVAAARVVYENASDADDGYAFGMIDTSQR from the coding sequence ATGAATACGCTTCTGTTAGACAGCGACGCGGTCGACGAGCACGCCCAACTGGCCGCCGTCATCGACGCCGTCGAGGAGGCCTTCGGCGCCTTCGAGCGCGGCGACACGCAGATGCCCGCCAAGTCCTACATCGAACTGCCCCAGTACAACGGGGACTTCCGCTCGATGCCCGCCTACCTCGACACCGGCGACTGGGACGCCGCCGGCGTCAAGTGGGTCAACGTCCACCCCGACAACCCCGCCGAGCACGACCTGCCGACCGTGCTCGGGACGATGATCTACTCCGACCCCGAGACCGCGTTCCCGCTCGCGATCATGGACGGAACTATGCTGACGATGAAACGCACCGGCGCCGCCGCGGCCGTCGCCACCGACTACCTCGCCCTCGAGGACGCCTCGAGCCTCGGTATCGTCGGCGCCGGCGTCCAGTCGTACACGCAACTCGAGGCGATCAGCGAGGTCCGGCAGCTCGAGGAGGTCGTCGTCGCCGATCAGGACGAGGAGCGCGTCCAGCGGTTCGTCGAGACCTACGAGGACCGGTTCGACGTCCGCGGCGGCTCGATTTCGGAGGCCGGCCACTGCGACGTCCTTTCGACGGTGACGCCCGTCCGGGACCCGATCGTGGGTTCCGACGACGTCGGCGAGCACACCCACATCAACGCGATCGGCGCCGACGCGGCAGGTAAGCACGAACTCGCGGACGACCTGCTGCAGGCTGCGCGGATCGTCATCGACGACCACGAGCAGTGCACCCACTCGGGCGAGATCAACGTCCCCTACGGCGAGGGCGTGCTGACCGACGAGGACATCTACGCGGAGATCGGCGAACTCGTCGTCGGCGCCAAGGACGGTCGAACCGCCGAGACGGGCGTCACGGTCTTCGACTCGACCGGCCTCGCTATTCAGGACGTCGCGGCGGCCCGCGTCGTCTACGAGAACGCGAGCGACGCCGACGACGGCTACGCGTTCGGCATGATCGACACGAGCCAGCGGTAG
- a CDS encoding sugar porter family MFS transporter yields MPSLLTGDAADERNSFVYVVAALAALNGLLFGFDTGVISGAMLYIRETFELATVLGVSLDPSLIEGVIVSGAMVGAILGAAFGGRLADRLGRRRLILVGAVVFFVGSLIMAIAPTVEILILGRIIDGIGVGFASVVGPLYISEISPPKIRGSLVSLNQLTVTTGILIAYVVNYAFSAGGDWRWMLGLGMLPAAVLFVGMLFMPASPRWLYEQGREADAREVLTRTRVEHQVDDELREIKETIRTESGSLRDLLQPWIRPMLIVGVGLAVFQQVTGINTVMYYAPTILESTGFEDTASILATVGIGVVNVALTVVAVLLIDRTGRRPLLLTGLGGMTVMLGVLGAVFYLPGLSGVVGWVATGSLMLYVAFFAIGLGPVFWLMISEIYPMEFRGTAMGVVTVLNWAANLLVSLTFLRLVDVFGQSGTFWLYGALSLAALVFCYRLVPETKGRSLEEIEADLRETALGTDAGRDSTAAVEGDD; encoded by the coding sequence ATGCCATCACTACTGACCGGCGACGCCGCCGACGAGCGCAACTCGTTCGTCTACGTCGTGGCGGCGTTGGCCGCACTCAACGGGCTTCTGTTCGGATTCGACACCGGCGTTATCTCCGGTGCGATGTTGTACATCCGGGAGACGTTCGAACTGGCGACGGTCCTCGGCGTCTCGCTGGACCCGTCGCTCATCGAGGGAGTGATCGTCAGCGGCGCGATGGTCGGCGCGATCCTCGGCGCCGCGTTCGGGGGACGGTTAGCCGACCGACTCGGCCGCCGCCGACTCATTCTCGTCGGCGCCGTGGTCTTCTTCGTCGGTTCGCTCATCATGGCGATCGCACCGACCGTCGAAATCCTCATCCTCGGCCGCATCATCGACGGGATCGGCGTCGGCTTCGCCTCCGTCGTCGGCCCCCTGTACATCTCCGAGATTTCCCCGCCGAAAATCCGCGGCTCGCTGGTCTCGCTGAACCAGCTCACGGTGACGACCGGCATCCTCATCGCCTACGTCGTCAACTACGCGTTCTCGGCGGGCGGCGACTGGCGCTGGATGCTCGGCCTCGGGATGCTCCCCGCGGCCGTCCTGTTCGTCGGGATGCTCTTCATGCCCGCGAGCCCCCGCTGGCTCTACGAGCAGGGCCGCGAGGCCGACGCCCGCGAGGTGCTGACCCGCACCCGCGTCGAGCACCAGGTCGACGACGAACTCCGCGAGATCAAAGAGACCATCCGCACCGAGTCGGGTAGCCTGCGCGACCTGCTGCAGCCGTGGATCCGGCCGATGCTGATCGTCGGCGTCGGACTGGCGGTGTTCCAGCAAGTGACCGGCATCAACACGGTCATGTACTACGCGCCGACGATCCTCGAGTCGACCGGCTTCGAGGACACGGCCTCGATCCTCGCGACGGTCGGCATCGGCGTCGTCAACGTCGCGCTGACCGTCGTCGCGGTCCTGCTGATCGACCGCACCGGCCGCCGTCCGCTCCTGCTGACGGGACTGGGCGGGATGACCGTGATGCTCGGCGTCCTCGGCGCCGTGTTCTACCTCCCCGGCCTCTCGGGGGTCGTCGGGTGGGTCGCGACCGGGAGCCTGATGCTGTACGTCGCCTTCTTCGCGATCGGGCTCGGCCCGGTGTTCTGGCTGATGATCTCCGAGATCTACCCGATGGAGTTCCGCGGGACCGCGATGGGCGTCGTCACGGTCCTAAACTGGGCCGCAAACCTGCTCGTCTCGTTGACCTTCCTCCGGCTGGTCGACGTCTTCGGGCAGTCCGGCACGTTCTGGCTCTACGGCGCGCTCTCGCTGGCCGCGCTGGTGTTCTGTTACCGGCTGGTCCCCGAAACGAAGGGCCGCTCGCTCGAGGAGATCGAAGCCGACCTTCGCGAGACGGCACTGGGAACCGACGCCGGACGCGATTCCACGGCGGCGGTCGAGGGCGACGATTAA